In Pongo abelii isolate AG06213 chromosome 15, NHGRI_mPonAbe1-v2.0_pri, whole genome shotgun sequence, a single window of DNA contains:
- the CPNE6 gene encoding copine-6 (The RefSeq protein has 2 substitutions compared to this genomic sequence), producing the protein MSDPEMGWVPEPPTMTLGASRVELRVSCHGLLDRDTLTKPHPCVLLKLYSDEQWVEVERTEVLRSCSSPVFSRVLALEYFFEEKQPLQFHVFDAEDGATSPRNDTFLGSTECTLGQIVSQTKVTKPLLLKNGKTAGKSTITIVAEEVSGTNDYVQLTFRAYKLDNKDPFSKSDPFMEIYKTNEDQSDQLVWRTEVVKNNLNPSWEPFRLSLHSLCSCDVHRPLKFLVYDYDSSGKHDFIGEFTSTFQEMQEGTANPGQEMQWDCINPKYRDKKKNYKSSGTVVLAQCTVEKVHTFLDYIMGGCQISFTVAIDFTASNGDPRSSQSLHCLSPRQPNHYLQALRAVGGICQDYDSDKRFPAFGFGARIPPNFEVSHDFAINFDPENPECEEISGVIASYRRCLPQIQLYGPTNVAPIINRVAEPAQREQSTGQATKYSVLLVLTDGVVSDMAETRTAIVRASRLPMSIIIVGVGNADFSDMRLLDGDDGPLRCPRGVPAARDIVQFVPFRDFKDAAPSALAKRVLAEVPRQVVEYYASQGISPGAPRPCTLATTPSPSP; encoded by the exons ATGTCGGACCCTGAGATGGGATGGGTGCCTGAGCCCCCAACCATGACGCTGGGGGCCTCTCGGGTGGAGCTGCGGGTGTCCTGCCATGGCCTCCTGGACCGGGACACACTCACCAAACCTCACCCCTGCGTGCTGCTCAAGCTCTACTCTGATGAGCAGTGGGTGGAG GTAGAGCGCACGGAGGTGCTTCGCTCCTGTTCCAGCCCTGTCTTCTCCCGGGTGCTGGCCCTTGagtatttttttgaggagaaGCAGCCCCTGCAGTTCCACGTGTTCGATGCCGAGGATGGAGCCACCAGCCCCCGAAATGATACCTTCCTCGGCTCTACGGAGTGCACCTTGGGCCAG ATTGTGTCACAAACCAAGGTCACTAAGCCATTACTGCTGAAGAATGGGAAGACTGCGGGCAAGTCCACCATCACG ATCGTGGCCGAGGAGGTATCAGGCACAAACGACTATGTGCAACTCACCTTCAGAGCCTACAAGCTGGACAACAAG GATCTGTTCAGCAAGTCTGACCCTTTCATGGAAATCTATAAGACCAACGAGGACCAAAGTGATCAGCTGGTCTGGAGAACTGAG GTGGTGAAGAACAACCTGAACCCCAGCTGGGAGCCGTTCCGCCTGTCCCTGCATTCCCTATGCAGCTGTGATGTTCACCGACCTCTCAAG TTCCTGGTGTATGACTATGACTCCAGTGGGAAGCATGACTTCATCGGCGAGTTCACCAGCACTTTCCAGGAGATGCAGGAAGGGACGGCAAACCCTGGGCAGGAG ATGCAGTGGGACTGTATCAACCCCAAGTATCGGGACAAGAAGAAGAATTACAAGAGCTCAGGGACGGTAGTGCTGGCCCAGTGCACG gTGGAGAAGGTGCACACCTTCCTGGATTACATCATGGGTGGCTGCCAGATCAGCTTCACG gtGGCCATCGACTTCACCGCCTCCAATGGAGACCCGAGGAGCAGCCAGTCCCTGCACTGCCTCAGTCCCCGACAGCCCAACCACTACCTGCAGGCCCTGCGTGCAGTGGGAGGCATCTGCCAGGACTATGACAG TGATAAGCGGTTCCCAGCTTTTGGCTTTGGGGCTCGAATCCCCCCCAACTTCGAG GTGTCCCATGACTTTGCTATCAACTTTGACCCGGAAAATCCTGAATGTGAAG AGATCTCAGGGGTCATTGCCTCCTACCGTCGTTGCCTGCCCCAGATCCAGCTCTACGGCCCCACCAACGTGGCCCCCATCATCAACCGTGTAGCTGAGCCCGCCCAGCGGGAGCAGAGCACCGGCCAAGCCACG AAGTACTCGGTGCTGCTGGTGCTCACTGACGGTGTGGTGAGCGACATGGCCGAGACTCGCACTGCTATCGTGCGTGCCTCCCGCCTGCCCATGTCCATCATCATCGTAGGCGTGGGCAATGCTGACTTCTCTGACATGCGGCTGCTGGATGGCGACGACGGTCCCTTGCGCTGCCCCCGAGGGGTGCCTGCAGCCCGAGACATTGTCCAGTTCGTGCCCTTCCGAGACTTCAAGGAT GCTGCCCCCTCTGCACTCGCCAAGTGTGTCCTGGCTGAGGTGCCACGGCAGGTGGTGGAGTACTACGCCAGCCAGGGCATCAGCCCTGGGGCTCCCAGGCCCTGCACACTGGCTACGACTCCCAGCCCTAGCCCGTGA